The DNA sequence GAACCACCAACGTGGTGGTATCTACCAACGTGTCGCTCTTCGGAAGACCGATGTAAGTACGTAATTAGactattctttctttctctctgtttatacgttataaacgttataaacaaaaatatatctaaTAGGCTCGATTTCACCCGACGTTACATCCTTCGCTCTTAAGAAGTATATATAGCTATTTTTTTAGACGGTTCGTTGCATCGTGAAAAAAAAAGTACGTATGTACGTAGGTAACGTATATATCCTCTTTGATAGAACGTAGGATTCGGCGTGGTCCAATTTTCGTTAAAATTCGACTCGAAAGATAACCGAGCGTACGACCATCTTATAAAGCGAACCGCAAAGAATATCCAAATGGCCGCCAATActtgtgtttttttttttatcctcTCGACTCTTCCATGTTCCATCCCGTTCGTCGATATCGTGGCTACGTTAGTACGCTCGAGGCGACGACAGCGACCACGAGATTTAGATTCGTCTGGCCAACGAAGAGAAAGATGGAAGTAACCGTATGGATTAAATACTCGTGGCAACCGTAACGTCGCATACGTTAGATCATCATTTCGTTCTCTATGTTCTCGTTTCGCTGATTCTCCTCGTATTCGTCACAGAAGCAACACATTGAGCCACCATCCTCGGAATTGTCGGCAACGTACGTCGTGAACGTGTCGATGCTCTTCGTATCCAGAGACGGTAAAGACCACGAAAGAGACTCTGTCTCCAACTCCGGCATGGCCGAGTGCCAAGAGGTCGAGTTTTGTGACTTTTTCACCTTGCGGCTTCTCGTTGACAATTTCTTGATGGCCTGCAAATCGAAACAGCGGCATACGATATAGTCTCCACCACCTCCTTTATCTTTTCTCTCTACCGTTTCAGTCCGATTGATTCGAATTAATCGGCGAACAAACGAAACATCATCGTCGAACTCTATCGACAACTCGCTGAAACCGATTAAACATTTTGAACCGACTATATAGCAGCAGTAGGTTAGGTCGTAGATACACGTAGTACATGCACCTTACAAGCAAAGCATATGTCCGTGCGAGTTGTGTTGTAGTTAAACGAATCAATGTCGAGCAAGGCTAAAATCACGCTGACGAAAATTACACGGCCCTACGTCGTATGAAAAATGTCCTATATAGAATTGATCGAAGCTTTAGTTAGACACGTGTAAAGAAATCTTGCAATGTACACGGGAAACGAGGAAAGGTTCGCTTCGTTACGGCGATTAGACGAAATTAAACTAAAATCAAAATAGCGACATCAACCCGGTGACTAGGTTAACGATGCGAAACGCGAGGTTAAAGAAATCAGGTCGGCCGATGCGACAGAAACGTGCGTGTATACGTGCGTGCGTGCGACATAGTCGAAAGGGATAATTGTCATCGCCTTACCCTAAGGAGTCTGCGACCAGATTTGCTCAGCAATTTTCGTAACATGTCCGATATCCGAATTTCCTTTCGATTGTCAGGAAAATTGAACGTAGCGGCGGCTGTAAGATTGATTTTTGACCGATACGAACTCTCACCGTGCAAACGAATCAGTTCGATGCGCACGCCTCAGCGTCGCGCGACCAAATACCGCTCCGAGCCACTAGACGGTCCTATTTATCACCTCGGCTGGCCGGATCTTATCGTACCACGCTGTACGAACCTCCCTATCCCCACTCAAACACTCACTGTGTACTACTTCCGAGTGGAATCGCGTTTCTGCCTTATTGTACAAAGAGCGAACTTCATGAACGAATGGAGGAAGGGTAACCGAGTATGTACGTACCTCGCTGCTTACCTCTTCCCTTTTTTTCAAACGTACGCCAATCCTCTCATCGGTTACATATTTGAAAAGCACTTTTCCCTGCTTTATCttctattatttcttcttttccttcccATTCGAAACGCTGTCTATCGAAATACTAAAACGGAAGTGGAACGAGTATTCATACTCGCGACATACTCGCTTATCCATAGAGGATACGAGGGTGAAAGATCGAATCGAATTAAAGCGCGATCGATTCGACCTTTGCAATCGTATCGATAGCGAATGTATAATTTTTTCGTCGTTTACGATCGCGATGATACAAACGCGATACGTATCGATCCATGTTCGAAGATGATGGATACCGGCGAAGCTGagagaacaaagaaaaaggaaagagaaaagaaagagaagaagaggaggagtGCTCATTGAAAAGTTGGAGGGTGGCAGAGGCGCGTGGCGCGGTCGCGGGTACGCATGCGTGTACGCAAAGCTAGTAGACGCAATACATAGTAGATATGCACGTGCGCGACGTAACGCGTGTGAGCGAAGCTGTTCTCACGCGGCGACACGCGGCCACCATCTCCCCAATGCGCGTCGCCACGTGCCACCTCGATGCACCCACGGAAAACTCATAATTGTCATAACATTCGAGCTGTGCTCGCTCGAAGGAACGCCAATACCGGCTACTCGATCTACGAAAGTAAGTACTCTTCTTTGTAAAATCCCTCTACACATTCGTCGGAATAAATGGCTACACTTCCTTTATGTTTCTGGCCACGATTTCATAACACCGCGATCGTTTCGTACGCGATGCTCGCCGCGACCGTTCGTCGCCTTCAATCACCGAATAAGAGGTACCTTTATCATTGCTAGGTCGTGTCGCATCTTCGGGAAATCATTGTCACCTTTCATAAGGACGAGTTAAACGATTCTAAAGTAGCGTCATACGGACGACGTCACAATGCACCATTCCAATTACATCGATGACGTCAAACAAGACTACTTGCATCTTGAATTGTCCTGAAACTAGTTCGCCATCCTGTATATCTACCATACcatatgtacataaatatatgtagtgtatgtatgtacgaaaTTCGATATAAGTAACAAcgtgataaaataaaagagaaaagatgCTTGACGCAAAGATGCGTGACGCATCCTCGTATCCCCTTTGCCTTGTCAGTTTTTAATCTTCGTATATTCGAACAAGCAAAGTAACCAAATCATCATGGCACGTGCCAAATATTTCCGACAGCGGTATCTAACCACCCGCTTTTTTCGCCCCGGTTAAACATAATACTCTGAACGTGGCCCGGTGACTCGACAAGCTATATACGTACTTAATCGGTCAAAGCATATCAGtgttcttaaaaaaaaaaaaaaaagggaaaatcgAATTTTCGGAAAAGAAACGGCAGTTGCATATTttcaacgaagaaaagaatgtGGAaggggagaaagagagaaaagggagtatcgatgaaataaaaaagagcGTAATCATTTTTAAAGGAAACAATCGCCGATATCGATAGAGTAACGAGCGACGCGTGCCGTGTCACGTGTCCCCCGATGCTCGCTCAAACATTATACACGACATGGCGTGCGCAAAATAAGTCTCACCTAATTGCGACGGCTGTTCCATTAGAGATTAAACTTCAAACGAGACTCGGTCAGATTCGTTCGGTTAATTAAGACAGCTCTCCCAAGTATAACACTGTCTTTGTATTCCCTTCCTTTCGTTCGGAGAGAGAAAACCGACGATATCGTATATCCAACGATTACCGCCCTACCTTCTGCCTTCCCGAAAATCATCAATACGGCACCATTGTCGTTCGATCGCGTTATAATCGATCGAACAAAATTTCCTCGTGATTCGAGAAATTGCACAAACAAACGTGCCTCTCTGACAATAGGAAAGTACAAGGATAGAAGGGACAATAGGGAAATCTGTTTATTCGTTCAATGAGAGTCAAAAGTCGCAGTATCGAGGTTGTTTAACTACTTTTACTAACCTCGATATATTACGTAAATCCGAGAGAACCATTCTTAATCTGTTACTCTTCTTTTCACTATGTCACGTATTGCTCGAGTTTCATTACGTCAAATTCACTTGTcacaaatatttatagaatcgTGATTTTCGTCACGCGTTGATCCGTAATAAACCGAAAACAGAAATAGTCACTAACATCCGAGCGAATCATTTTCAGCGTGATAATAAACGATATTTCTTTCAACGACAAGTCAGCGAAACAACGATAAACTATCTGTCATACTTGTCAATACGAAGAggaatagaaaatttgtatacctGTGGAAAGGTAGAAGCGAACTTATGTACACCTGTACTGGTAACGTGGATGCGTACAAGGTCCAACTGTATAGCGGACGCGTGGATAaaggaaaaatggaaaaaaaggaaaaatagaaGCGTTGATCTTTTGGAACATGGAGTGTCCGTTCCGTGGGAAACGTCGCAATTCGATCCTCACACGCCTTGCTTCGCATTGATTTAGACGATCAAATATCGATTGACCAATGCTAAAATACCAGCTCAAATTACATAAACAACCAAATGTACATCTacattttattcgatattatttataaatactttttgcATTCTACGTACAgagattcaatggagaaaaatgaTCACTTTAATTAGGGCATAAAATGTAAGTAACCTTCTGATACGAAATAAATTGGACCGATTCCTTCCTTTGAACATaacgaaaatatatttatttacattctgTGGTATGAATCGCGTTAAATGTAACAGCGTCATGTACAACAAACAGTTCAAGGGACTAGAAGAGGTTTGTGCAGTGTGTCcgcgtcgtatggtatatttCTCTTGTTTCCAGGTAATAACATTGGCACTGTTTTAACGCGAAGCTCATAGGGAAAGAAATCATgacaaaaattgtaaaaatcgTTTCGAGTATGAATAATATCAAGCCGTGCCATTTCTTTCATCAACGCGTACAATTCAGCTTTATAATTCAAGTATGATTTACGTTTGGCGATCAACGTTGTTACACTCGACAACTgatgtataaatttttcagaaACCACTCTAGTTTCCAACTTGAATCTCGGTTCCATACACTTCCACAAGTATTTATAAAGACGATCGGTAATCCAGTATTGGGGACGGGGAAGCCGAGGGGCTCTGTACGCTC is a window from the Bombus huntii isolate Logan2020A chromosome 6, iyBomHunt1.1, whole genome shotgun sequence genome containing:
- the LOC126866722 gene encoding uncharacterized protein LOC126866722, whose protein sequence is MLRKLLSKSGRRLLRAIKKLSTRSRKVKKSQNSTSWHSAMPELETESLSWSLPSLDTKSIDTFTTYVADNSEDGGSMCCFCDEYEENQRNENIENEMMI